A genomic stretch from Petrimonas mucosa includes:
- a CDS encoding ROK family transcriptional regulator: MEKSFFLSSDKNPKNIQIKKEIINHFVNNGNDTIAELSKGLDLSVPTVTKLIAELTEMGLVADFGKIQTSGGRYPNVYGLNPSSVYFVGVDMTRHHLNIALMDFKGDIVKYEMGISYMYENTTESFDRLCSHIQDFINGTGELKQKIYNICLNISGRVNPESGYSYSSFYFSEEPISNTLANRLNYRVTVDNDTRSMAYGEFMKGSVQSENNVIFVNVSWGLGIGIIIDKKLYYGKSGFSGEFGHFPAFDNEIICHCGKKGCLETEASGLAIHRKVLERIRKGESSIITQQVKDLNKLTLTDIVRATNLEDPLCIEIVEEVGLKLGKYVAGLINIFNPELVVIGGQVAETDAFIMLPIRSAVRKHSLGLVNKDTQILLSKLKNKAGVVGACMIARSRLFDN; the protein is encoded by the coding sequence ATGGAAAAGAGTTTCTTCCTAAGTAGCGATAAAAATCCAAAAAATATTCAGATAAAGAAAGAGATTATCAACCATTTCGTTAACAACGGGAACGACACGATAGCTGAGCTCTCCAAGGGTCTCGACCTGAGTGTGCCGACTGTAACCAAGCTTATCGCCGAACTTACAGAAATGGGTCTGGTCGCTGATTTCGGGAAGATACAGACCTCCGGAGGCAGATACCCCAATGTTTACGGACTAAATCCTTCATCTGTCTATTTTGTAGGGGTAGACATGACACGGCATCACCTCAACATCGCCCTCATGGATTTTAAAGGCGATATCGTCAAATATGAGATGGGAATCTCCTACATGTACGAGAATACCACCGAATCGTTCGATAGGCTCTGCTCCCATATCCAGGATTTTATCAACGGAACGGGCGAACTGAAACAGAAGATATACAATATCTGCCTCAACATCTCGGGGAGGGTAAATCCCGAATCGGGATACAGTTACAGCAGCTTTTACTTCAGTGAAGAGCCGATCAGCAACACCCTGGCCAACCGGCTGAACTACAGGGTAACAGTCGACAACGACACCCGTTCGATGGCTTACGGCGAATTCATGAAAGGGTCTGTACAGAGCGAAAACAACGTCATCTTCGTAAACGTAAGCTGGGGGCTGGGCATCGGCATCATCATCGACAAAAAACTCTACTACGGCAAATCGGGATTCTCTGGAGAGTTTGGCCATTTCCCCGCCTTCGACAATGAAATTATCTGCCATTGCGGCAAGAAGGGTTGCCTGGAAACGGAAGCATCGGGACTTGCCATTCACCGCAAGGTGCTTGAACGGATAAGAAAAGGTGAAAGCTCCATCATCACCCAACAGGTAAAGGATCTGAACAAACTCACCCTCACCGATATCGTTAGGGCCACTAACCTCGAAGACCCGCTCTGCATAGAGATAGTGGAAGAGGTGGGACTCAAACTGGGCAAGTACGTTGCCGGGCTCATCAATATCTTCAATCCAGAATTGGTGGTTATTGGAGGTCAGGTAGCCGAGACCGACGCATTCATCATGCTTCCGATACGGAGTGCCGTCAGGAAGCACTCCCTGGGTTTGGTCAATAAAGATACTCAGATTCTCCTCTCGAAACTGAAAAACAAAGCCGGAGTGGTAGGCGCATGCATGATTGCGCGCAGCCGCCTCTTTGACAATTAA
- a CDS encoding malate dehydrogenase, translating into MSFLTNEKLTIVGAAGMIGSNMAQTAAMMRLTPNICLYDPFALGLEGVYEEMRHCGFEGVDFTFTTDIREAFTGAKYMISSGGAPRKEGMTREDLLKGNAEIAAQLGKDIKTYCPDLKHLTIIFNPADITGLVALIHSGLKPGCVTTLAGLDSTRLQSELAKHFGVKQSQVTNTRTYGGHGEQMAVFASTAKVDGKPLTDLIGTPALTNEDWDALKQRVTKGGANIIKLRGRSSFQSPSYVSVEMIRAAMGGASFNWPSGCYVNTPEFPNIMMAMETDITTEGVVIKETKGTESEMAALKESYQHLAKLRDEVIAMGIIPPVDQWKSVNPNL; encoded by the coding sequence ATGAGCTTTTTAACAAATGAAAAATTGACCATCGTTGGCGCTGCCGGCATGATTGGTTCTAACATGGCGCAAACTGCGGCAATGATGCGTTTAACCCCGAACATCTGCCTGTACGACCCCTTTGCACTGGGCCTCGAAGGTGTTTACGAAGAGATGCGTCACTGTGGGTTTGAAGGTGTGGATTTCACATTCACTACCGATATCCGTGAAGCATTTACCGGTGCAAAGTATATGATTTCATCCGGCGGTGCTCCACGTAAAGAGGGCATGACCCGTGAAGATTTGTTGAAAGGCAATGCGGAGATTGCAGCACAACTGGGTAAAGATATCAAGACATACTGTCCCGATCTGAAACACCTCACCATCATTTTCAATCCTGCCGACATTACCGGGCTGGTAGCACTTATCCACTCAGGGTTGAAACCGGGTTGCGTAACCACGCTGGCCGGCCTCGACAGCACCCGTCTCCAGAGCGAACTGGCAAAACACTTTGGCGTAAAGCAGAGCCAGGTTACCAACACCCGCACCTATGGAGGACACGGCGAACAGATGGCAGTATTTGCCTCCACGGCAAAAGTTGACGGAAAACCGTTAACCGACCTTATCGGCACACCCGCGCTCACCAACGAAGATTGGGATGCCTTGAAACAGCGGGTTACCAAAGGTGGAGCCAATATCATCAAACTGCGTGGCCGCTCGTCGTTCCAAAGCCCCTCTTATGTATCGGTTGAAATGATCCGTGCAGCCATGGGTGGAGCTTCGTTCAACTGGCCTTCGGGTTGCTACGTGAACACACCCGAATTCCCGAACATCATGATGGCGATGGAAACCGACATCACCACAGAGGGTGTAGTCATCAAGGAGACCAAGGGAACTGAAAGCGAAATGGCAGCCTTGAAAGAGAGCTATCAGCACCTGGCAAAATTGCGCGACGAGGTAATCGCCATGGGAATCATCCCGCCGGTAGATCAATGGAAATCGGTCAATCCGAATCTCTAA
- a CDS encoding SusD/RagB family nutrient-binding outer membrane lipoprotein: MKKNNILLAFLAVILFFGACSDFEEINKDPNAANEDDIKVQYIINKAITDAQQDPHIAERAFVLYWRRAGRQDRSSGINLGTYNNDWSSDYYSYVSGWMKSATQAVDLADKQLEKDNFAVEYDRQMTKNLKEVARIWRVYLMSEFADNFGPLPIEAFKGKNPEFASVKDVYYFMLDELKDATQNIDPSLQVQDIDKKFDRAYQFDFTKWTKYANSMRMRLAMRLSEVDPEKAKSEFEDAAKGSLILTENDMFAVQERDGWDPLAGVMSRPWNALLMSNTLNNLMINLGGVKSEDMLDASYAAHIKPEGYMGIRLQNQFSTYTNDPSIGFFFDGLHNTIDPRAYKLYAIPGDFSSPDAAFTSEDDLGSLEVSVFADKEQTQEIGKFNMAFTWNTMPGGSWGDKSAMNQMISSLYNPILVKKYRNHSQKRVFFAAWETYFLLAEASLRGWSTPIAAKQAYENGIKASLEYHGVGEYFDTYIASTDYNRVGTSVNWDHTAEPPTTVEVDIIDGYTKQPAKYAYKFPTASQTSYQKALNDQLTKVITQKFIAQNPWLPLETWSDYRRLGLPFFENMVVENPLTDLPALTRANASTTQQPNFFPQRLKYPASLENSNPDGYRQAVELLGGSDAVLTPLWWAKH; this comes from the coding sequence AGAACGTGCTTTTGTATTATATTGGAGACGTGCCGGAAGACAGGACCGTTCGAGCGGTATCAATCTTGGGACATACAACAACGACTGGAGTTCTGACTACTACAGCTACGTTTCGGGCTGGATGAAATCTGCAACGCAAGCAGTAGATCTGGCGGATAAACAGCTTGAGAAAGATAACTTTGCCGTGGAATACGATCGTCAAATGACCAAAAACCTCAAAGAGGTGGCCAGAATCTGGCGAGTTTATCTGATGAGCGAGTTTGCCGACAATTTTGGGCCGCTTCCCATCGAGGCATTCAAAGGGAAAAACCCCGAGTTCGCCAGCGTCAAGGATGTATATTACTTCATGCTCGACGAACTGAAGGATGCAACTCAGAACATTGATCCCTCGCTACAGGTTCAGGATATCGACAAGAAATTCGACCGTGCATATCAGTTCGACTTTACGAAATGGACCAAGTATGCCAACTCGATGCGTATGCGCCTTGCCATGCGTCTATCTGAGGTTGATCCCGAAAAGGCAAAATCAGAGTTTGAGGATGCCGCCAAGGGCTCTCTGATTTTAACTGAAAACGACATGTTTGCAGTTCAGGAACGCGACGGCTGGGATCCATTGGCCGGTGTCATGTCCCGACCATGGAATGCGTTACTGATGAGCAACACCCTGAACAATCTCATGATCAATCTGGGTGGTGTCAAGTCGGAAGATATGCTGGACGCTTCCTACGCTGCCCATATCAAACCGGAAGGATATATGGGTATCCGACTCCAGAACCAGTTCTCCACATACACCAACGATCCTTCAATCGGCTTCTTCTTCGATGGACTTCACAATACCATCGACCCCAGAGCCTATAAGCTCTATGCCATCCCGGGTGATTTCAGCAGCCCCGATGCGGCATTTACATCCGAAGACGACCTGGGATCGCTTGAAGTCTCCGTCTTTGCCGACAAGGAGCAGACCCAGGAGATTGGCAAATTCAACATGGCCTTCACCTGGAACACGATGCCCGGAGGCAGCTGGGGCGACAAGAGTGCAATGAACCAGATGATCTCATCCCTCTACAATCCGATACTGGTGAAGAAATACAGGAACCATTCACAGAAACGTGTCTTCTTTGCCGCATGGGAGACCTACTTCCTGTTGGCAGAAGCATCACTGAGGGGATGGAGTACTCCAATTGCGGCAAAACAGGCATACGAAAATGGTATCAAGGCCAGTCTGGAATATCATGGCGTTGGAGAGTACTTTGACACCTATATCGCATCAACAGACTACAACCGTGTTGGAACATCGGTTAATTGGGACCATACGGCCGAACCTCCTACAACCGTCGAGGTAGACATAATCGATGGCTATACCAAACAGCCTGCAAAGTATGCATACAAGTTCCCCACGGCAAGCCAGACATCCTACCAGAAGGCACTGAACGATCAGCTTACAAAGGTGATCACCCAGAAGTTCATTGCTCAAAATCCGTGGTTGCCGCTCGAGACATGGAGCGACTATCGCCGCCTGGGACTTCCGTTCTTTGAAAATATGGTTGTGGAGAATCCGTTGACAGACCTGCCGGCCTTGACAAGAGCCAATGCCAGCACAACCCAGCAACCCAATTTCTTCCCGCAACGGTTGAAATATCCTGCTTCGCTTGAGAACAGCAACCCTGATGGATATCGACAGGCTGTCGAACTGCTTGGCGGAAGCGATGCAGTGTTGACTCCGCTTTGGTGGGCAAAACATTGA
- a CDS encoding sodium-translocating pyrophosphatase, with protein MNYFYLVPVASLFALGFAYYFFKKMMKESEGTEQMKTIAKYVREGAMSYLKQQYKVVALVFVILAAFFSVMAYFGLQNNWVPFAFLTGGFFSALAGFFGMKTATYASARTANAAKESLNKGLQVAFRSGAVMGLVVVGLALLDISLWYLILDRFVESAEPGHKLVMITTTMLTFGMGASTQALFARVGGGIYTKAADVGADLVGKVEAGIPEDDPRNPATIADNVGDNVGDVAGMGADLYESYCGSILATAALGASAFVLNPAMQAKAVFAPMIIAAIGVFLSILGIFLVRTSENADMKRLMSALNRGVNVSAILIAVLTFVIFYLLGFENWMGLSFSVISGLLAGIVIGQGTEYFTSHSYRPTRRIAESGKTGPATVIISGMGAGMISTFIPVVTIALAILFSYLCATGFDVRQMMSGENLSMGLYGIGIAAVGMLSTLGITLATDAYGPIADNAGGNAEMCGLGKEVRKRTDALDALGNTTAATGKGFAIGSAALTALALLASYIEEIKIGMLRLGQTVLEFADGRGAVEIGKAGFADFMNYYQVTLMNPKVLVGVFIGSMMAFLFCGLTMNAVGRAAQKMVEEVRRQFREIAGILDGNGKPDYARCVAISTKGAQREMLLPSLLAIIIPIVTGVVLGVPGVMGLLVGGLGSGFVLAVFMANSGGAWDNAKKYIEEGNLGGKGSDVHKATVVGDTVGDPFKDTSGPSLNILIKLMSMVSIVMAGLTVAWSLL; from the coding sequence ATGAATTATTTTTATCTAGTTCCTGTTGCATCGCTGTTTGCTTTGGGATTTGCCTACTACTTCTTCAAGAAAATGATGAAGGAGAGTGAAGGTACGGAGCAGATGAAGACCATCGCGAAATATGTACGTGAAGGTGCCATGTCTTATCTGAAGCAGCAATACAAGGTTGTTGCTCTCGTCTTTGTAATTTTAGCCGCTTTTTTTTCTGTAATGGCCTATTTTGGGTTGCAGAACAACTGGGTGCCCTTTGCATTCCTGACCGGAGGTTTCTTCTCCGCATTGGCAGGCTTTTTCGGTATGAAGACAGCCACCTATGCGTCGGCACGTACGGCCAATGCCGCCAAGGAGTCGCTTAACAAGGGGTTGCAGGTTGCTTTCCGTTCGGGAGCTGTTATGGGGCTGGTAGTGGTTGGGCTGGCTCTGTTGGATATATCGTTGTGGTATCTGATACTGGACCGGTTTGTAGAGAGCGCGGAACCGGGTCACAAGCTTGTGATGATTACCACTACCATGCTTACTTTCGGTATGGGAGCTTCCACTCAGGCGTTGTTTGCACGTGTCGGGGGTGGAATCTACACCAAGGCGGCAGACGTGGGTGCCGACCTGGTGGGAAAAGTGGAAGCGGGCATTCCGGAGGATGATCCGCGGAACCCGGCTACCATTGCCGACAACGTGGGCGACAATGTGGGTGATGTTGCCGGAATGGGGGCCGACCTCTACGAATCTTATTGCGGCTCTATCCTAGCAACGGCCGCATTGGGAGCCTCGGCCTTTGTGTTGAATCCGGCCATGCAGGCTAAAGCTGTTTTTGCTCCCATGATCATCGCCGCAATCGGTGTCTTTCTTTCGATTCTCGGCATCTTTCTGGTACGTACGAGCGAGAATGCCGACATGAAGAGACTGATGTCGGCACTGAACCGTGGCGTCAACGTAAGTGCCATACTGATTGCGGTACTCACTTTCGTCATATTCTACCTGCTCGGCTTTGAGAATTGGATGGGATTGTCATTCTCCGTAATTTCAGGATTGCTGGCCGGCATCGTTATCGGTCAGGGTACCGAGTACTTCACTTCTCACTCCTACAGGCCGACCCGACGGATTGCCGAGAGCGGGAAGACCGGTCCCGCCACCGTTATTATCTCGGGTATGGGTGCAGGGATGATATCTACCTTTATTCCTGTGGTTACCATTGCGTTGGCCATCCTTTTCTCCTATCTGTGTGCTACCGGGTTCGATGTGCGCCAGATGATGTCGGGCGAGAACCTGAGCATGGGACTTTACGGTATTGGGATTGCGGCTGTGGGGATGCTTTCAACCCTTGGAATAACATTGGCTACCGATGCCTATGGGCCGATTGCCGACAATGCCGGCGGAAATGCCGAGATGTGTGGCCTGGGGAAAGAGGTTCGTAAACGGACCGACGCCCTGGATGCCCTTGGAAATACGACAGCGGCTACCGGTAAAGGTTTTGCCATCGGTTCTGCGGCATTGACAGCACTGGCGTTGTTGGCATCCTACATCGAGGAGATCAAGATCGGCATGTTGAGACTGGGTCAGACGGTACTTGAATTTGCCGACGGCAGGGGAGCGGTTGAGATCGGGAAAGCCGGTTTCGCCGATTTCATGAACTACTATCAGGTGACGCTGATGAACCCGAAGGTTCTGGTTGGCGTCTTTATCGGTTCGATGATGGCATTTCTGTTCTGCGGTCTTACCATGAATGCTGTAGGCCGGGCAGCCCAGAAGATGGTGGAGGAGGTGCGTCGCCAGTTCCGTGAGATTGCAGGCATATTGGATGGTAACGGAAAGCCCGATTACGCCAGATGCGTTGCCATATCTACCAAAGGTGCGCAGCGTGAGATGCTGTTGCCTTCACTGCTGGCTATTATCATTCCGATTGTTACCGGTGTCGTGCTTGGCGTACCTGGTGTTATGGGGCTCTTGGTCGGCGGGTTGGGCTCCGGTTTCGTACTGGCCGTCTTTATGGCCAATTCTGGCGGTGCCTGGGACAATGCCAAGAAATATATCGAAGAGGGCAATTTGGGCGGAAAAGGAAGTGATGTACACAAAGCTACCGTTGTGGGCGATACGGTGGGTGACCCGTTCAAGGATACGTCTGGACCGTCGCTTAACATCCTGATCAAGCTGATGAGTATGGTCTCGATCGTAATGGCCGGCTTGACAGTGGCCTGGAGCCTGCTCTAA